GGGTCTCGGCCGCCGGGAAGCCCTCGAACGGGGAACTCCCGACCCGGTACATCAGGGTCGACGCGCCGATCGAGCTGCTCGAGGAGCTCACGGTGGTCGACACGCCCGGGGTGGGCGGACTCGAGTCGGTCCACGGTGAGCTGGCGGCCGAGGCCGCCGCCTCGGCGACGGCGCTGCTGTTCGTCGTGGACGCCTCGGCTCCCCTCGGACGTGGGGAGCTGGACTTTCTGCGCGGGGTGAGCGACCGGGTCGAGACCGTGCTGTTCGCGCTGACCAAGACCGATCAGCACCGCGGGTGGCGGCGTGTCCTGGAGGAGAACAGGAAACTGCTCGCCACCCACGCTCCCCGCTTCGCCGAAGCGCCCTTCCACCCGGTTTCCGCGCGCATGGCCGAGCTGGCCGGCCGGGCGCCGGACGCGCGGAAGGTCGAAGCGCTGTGGGAACGTTCCGGGCTCGCGGAGCTGCGTTCCGCGCTGCGCCGGTTGCTCGCGGACCATTCTGCGATGCTCGGCGAGGCCAACACCATGCGCGGCCTTTCCACGGTGCTGGACGAGCTCGTGTCCAGGCTGGAGGCCGAGAAGCGCGCGCTGAACTCGGGGGAGCAGGAGGCCGAGTCGCTGCGCAGCAGGCGTGACGAGCTGACGGCCGAGCGCAAGTCCTCCACGCGTGGCTGGCAGGTACGGCTCAGGGGGCAGGTCCAACGCGCGCGGGTGGAGGTGAACCACGAGGTCACCGACCGGGTGCGCGAGGTGCAGAACTGGTTCCGGCGCGAGATCGACGCGGCCGACAGGACCCGCCTGGAACAGCTCCCCCAGCAGGTCGACTCGGCCCTGCAGCTGGTGTCCGGACGGATCGCCGAGCTGTTGTCCACCCGATTGGACGAAGTGGCCGGGGCCTGTCTGTCCGAGCTGTTCTCCCCTGCCGAGTTGAACGTGATCCGCTCCCAAGTCGCCAGGGGGACCAGAGCCCCGGTCTCGTTGCGCCGTCCGGACAAGCGCCCACCGACGGCCGAGGACAAGCTGCTGGTCTTCATGGGGGTGTCCGGCGGCCTCGGGGTCGGCCGTGCCGCCGCGCTGCCGCTGGCCGGCGTCGGCGTGGGCGCGTTGAATCCGGTGGTGTTGCCGGTGACGATCGTGCTGGGCCTCGGCGCGGGGTGGTGGATGGCGCGCACGCGCAGACACGCGGCCGACAAGCAGCACGTGAAGCAGTGGTTGGCCGAGGCCATCGCCGAGGCACGCTCCACTCTGGAGCAGCTGGTCTCGGAACAGCTCATCGAGGCCGAACAGCAGTTGTCCCTGGCCCTGGACGACGCGCTGGGCAAGCGGGTCGAGGCGATCGAGGGCGAGCTGCGTGAGATCGACCGCGCGCTGAAGTTGGACTCGGCGGAGCGGAACCGGCAGCTGCGGACCCTCGACCGGCGGCTGGAGGAGCTGACCACCGGCGGGGAGAAAGTGGACAAGCTGCTGGAGCGGATCCGTACGCTGCGCGATCGCTCTCCCTGACCCCGAGTCGCCACCCGCGGCACGGGGAGGAGCACCGCGCCGCTCGCCGGCGAGTTCCCGCTCGGCCCGCCATTCCCGGACCGGGCCCACTCACCTCTTCGGCCCCGCTCGAGCGGCGGAACTCGGACGACCCCGCCGAAATGATCCCGGACGTGAAGGTTGTCACGCCACAGTGGGCGCGATATAGGTTAGCCTAAGTTCTTGGAAAGTTAGGCTAACCTTGCCCAGGAGGTCGTGCCACGAACCGCCCACCACCGCACCGCGGCACGGGAGACCACCCGTCCGGAGCACCGAGCGGCACGTGCCGCTCACGTTCACCGCACCTCGAACATCCCCTCGCACCCGCCACAGGCACCGAAACGATCAGCGCAACACCGAGCACCGAGGAGGACGGGTCATGAGTTTCCTCGCCTACCAGAACGAGGAACCGTCCGGAACACCGGAACAGCAGGCGGATCCGCGCGAGAACCTGCTGGACGAGCACAACACCGCCGCCTACCGCGCATCGGTCCTGCAGGGCGTCGAACGCGTGATCGGCGAGCTCACCGGCCGGGACAGGCCCACCACCGGAATCCGACCCGAGCAGCTCGAACCGGAGACCAAGCGGATCGACCTGGACTCCCCGCTGCACGACACGAGCGAGGCGCTGGACGAACTGGAGAAGGTCTACCTCCGCGACGCGGTCCACTTCCACCACCCGCGCTACCTGGCACATCTCAACTGCCCGGTCGTCATCCCCGCACTGCTGGGCGAGGCGATCGGCTCGGCGATCAACTCCTCGCTGGACACCTGGGACCAGAGCGCGGGCGGCACGTTCATCGAACAACAACTGATCGACTGGACGACCGGCCGCATCGGCCTGGGTGAGCAGGCCGACGGGGTCTTCACCAGCGGGGGGACCCAGTCCAACCTGCAGGCCCTGCTGCTCGCCCGCGAACAGGCCCTGGCCAGGCAGGAAACCACTCCGGACACCGGCTGGCAACTTTCCAGGATGCGGATCCTGACCGCCCGCGACAGCCACTTCAGCATCGTCAAGGCGGCCAAGCTGCTCGGGCTCGGCGCCGAGTCGGTGATCCCGGTGGACTGCGACGAGCAACGGCGGATGATCCCGTCCGCACTGGACACCGCACTGGACGACTGCCGCGACCGGGGCCTGACCCCGATGGCCGTGGTCGCCACCGCGGGTACGACGGACTTCGGCAGCATCGACCCCCTCCTGGAAATAGCCGGCAGCTGCGCCCGTTCCGGGGTCTGGATGCACGTGGACGCGGCCTACGGCTGCGGGCTGCTGGTCTCCGGCAAGGGCCCGTCCCTGGCCGGGATCGAACACGCCGACTCGGTCGTGGTCGACTACCACAAGTCCTTCTTCCAGCCGGTCAGCTCCAGCGCCGTGCTCGTGCGGGACCGGGAGATGCTGCGGCACGTCACCTACCACGCCGACTACCTCAACCCGGAGCGCCACGCCCAGCAGCGGATTCCGAACCAGGTGGACAAGAGCATCCAGACCACGCGGAGGTTCGATGCGCTCAAGCTCTGGCTCACGCTGCG
This genomic stretch from Actinopolyspora halophila DSM 43834 harbors:
- a CDS encoding dynamin family protein, coding for MSSNSPIDQLPGTDVTAAAQLPTQVKQTRESLSALLREVDPEAAEWVERIRADRPRTPSVVVVGETNRGKSSLVNALLGERGLSPVDAGATTSTYLWFQHGSERAGYACHPARDGPLRFGLDELSERVSAAGKPSNGELPTRYIRVDAPIELLEELTVVDTPGVGGLESVHGELAAEAAASATALLFVVDASAPLGRGELDFLRGVSDRVETVLFALTKTDQHRGWRRVLEENRKLLATHAPRFAEAPFHPVSARMAELAGRAPDARKVEALWERSGLAELRSALRRLLADHSAMLGEANTMRGLSTVLDELVSRLEAEKRALNSGEQEAESLRSRRDELTAERKSSTRGWQVRLRGQVQRARVEVNHEVTDRVREVQNWFRREIDAADRTRLEQLPQQVDSALQLVSGRIAELLSTRLDEVAGACLSELFSPAELNVIRSQVARGTRAPVSLRRPDKRPPTAEDKLLVFMGVSGGLGVGRAAALPLAGVGVGALNPVVLPVTIVLGLGAGWWMARTRRHAADKQHVKQWLAEAIAEARSTLEQLVSEQLIEAEQQLSLALDDALGKRVEAIEGELREIDRALKLDSAERNRQLRTLDRRLEELTTGGEKVDKLLERIRTLRDRSP
- a CDS encoding pyridoxal phosphate-dependent decarboxylase family protein; translation: MSFLAYQNEEPSGTPEQQADPRENLLDEHNTAAYRASVLQGVERVIGELTGRDRPTTGIRPEQLEPETKRIDLDSPLHDTSEALDELEKVYLRDAVHFHHPRYLAHLNCPVVIPALLGEAIGSAINSSLDTWDQSAGGTFIEQQLIDWTTGRIGLGEQADGVFTSGGTQSNLQALLLAREQALARQETTPDTGWQLSRMRILTARDSHFSIVKAAKLLGLGAESVIPVDCDEQRRMIPSALDTALDDCRDRGLTPMAVVATAGTTDFGSIDPLLEIAGSCARSGVWMHVDAAYGCGLLVSGKGPSLAGIEHADSVVVDYHKSFFQPVSSSAVLVRDREMLRHVTYHADYLNPERHAQQRIPNQVDKSIQTTRRFDALKLWLTLRTMGPDALGGLFDEVLDLAQQAWETLHADPRFEVVTRPELSTLVFRYVPSADIDPELCDRANLHARGALYDSAAAAIAETVVDGRNHLKFTLLNPRTTRDDIAEVLELVAEHAGRYLEEYGTAELEQRRAS